A stretch of the Zonotrichia albicollis isolate bZonAlb1 chromosome 31, bZonAlb1.hap1, whole genome shotgun sequence genome encodes the following:
- the LOC141725874 gene encoding uncharacterized protein LOC141725874, which produces MNLGKEELAVEDTLILFFSPYQDFSFLGRGWMEEEEKPWRFCTRRGCKRSPGSCGEERAPLSQEGGRRSSQSSELVEKPHGREKPHKCLECGKGFSWSLHLIEHQAINTGEQPYKCEECGKRFSWSSSLRRHQVIHTGKRRFECEKCGKSFNQSSILMQHQRIHTGEKPYECEECGKSFSWSSSLREHQRIHTGEKPFECGECGMSFSQKGHLMQHHRIHTGRKPYECVECRKSFRYSWGLRKHERIHTGEKTCPESEGREKKHGVCFQKPHSLLHIRAPALCCLRMDRQRDRALLSF; this is translated from the coding sequence ATGAACTTGGGCAAGGAGGAGCTCGCAGTCGAAGACACtctcattttgtttttttccccataccAGGATTTTTCATTCCTAGGGCGTggctggatggaggaggaggaaaagccctggagattctgcacgaggaggggctgcaaacgcagcccagggagctgtggggaggaaagagcccccctgagccaggaaggcggccggagatccagccagagctcagagctggtggagaagccccatggcagggagaagccacacaagtgcttggaatgtgggaagggttTTAGTTGGAGCTTGCACCTGATCGAGCATCAGGCGATCAACACTGGGGAACAACCCTACAAGTGTGAGGAGTGTGGGAAGCGTTTCAGCTGGAGCTCCAGCCTGAGGAGGCACCAGGTGATCCACACTGGGAAGAGGCGCTTTGAGTGTGagaagtgtgggaagagcttcaaccAGAGCTCCATCCTGATGCaacaccagaggatccacactggtgaaaagccctacgagtgtgaggagtgtgggaagagcttcagctggagctccagcctgagggaacaccagaggatccacactggggaaaagccctttgagtgtggggaatgtgggatgaGCTTCAGCCAGAAGGGCCACCTGATGCAGCACCACAGGATCCACACAGGAAGAAAGCCGTATGAATGTGTGGAATGTAGGAAGAGTTTTAGATACAGCTGGGGCCTGAGGAAACAcgagaggatccacactggggaaaagaCTTGTCCTGAGAGTGAAGGGCGAGAGAAGAAGCACggagtttgttttcagaaaccacactcactcctccacattcgtGCTCCTgcactgtgttgtctgcggatggacagacagcgggacagagctctcctttccttttag